One genomic segment of Pedobacter endophyticus includes these proteins:
- the gmk gene encoding guanylate kinase, whose product MKQGKLIIFSAPSGAGKTTIVHHLLKKFPELSFSISATTRELRGNETHENDYYFITKEEFLHKVARQEFVEFEEVYNGTFYGTLRSEIERIWNEGKHVIFDIDVEGGIRLKRKYEEDALAIFVQPPSLDVLKERLSGRGTDSPAKLQERFIKAEKELTYADKFDVILKNYDLTTACEEAEQLVREFLKK is encoded by the coding sequence ATGAAACAAGGCAAATTAATTATATTTTCTGCGCCATCAGGAGCTGGTAAAACCACCATCGTACATCATTTATTAAAGAAGTTTCCTGAACTGAGTTTTTCCATTTCGGCTACCACACGCGAGTTAAGGGGTAATGAGACACACGAAAACGATTATTACTTTATTACTAAAGAGGAGTTTTTGCACAAGGTGGCCCGTCAGGAGTTTGTTGAGTTTGAGGAGGTGTATAATGGTACTTTTTACGGCACGCTACGTTCGGAGATTGAACGCATTTGGAATGAGGGTAAGCACGTTATTTTTGATATTGATGTAGAGGGCGGTATTCGCCTGAAAAGGAAATATGAAGAGGATGCGTTGGCCATTTTTGTTCAGCCGCCATCGTTAGATGTTTTGAAAGAGCGGTTGAGCGGTCGCGGTACAGATAGCCCGGCGAAGTTGCAGGAGCGTTTTATCAAGGCGGAGAAAGAACTCACTTACGCCGATAAATTCGATGTAATTTTAAAGAACTACGATTTGACTACAGCTTGTGAAGAGGCGGAGCAGTTGGTGAGGGAGTTTTTGAAGAAATAG
- a CDS encoding DUF6600 domain-containing protein, giving the protein MKTLKKSAIVLGLFALLAGTTTLVRAQDYQNDYQDDGYSTGNVSLQTFYDELSPYGTWIQDPQYGYVWRPDVDQSDFRPYYTNGRWAMTEYGNTWVSNYDWGWAPFHYGRWVINSYRQWIWLPDTTWGPAWVDWRSGEGYYGWAPMAPGISINLSFGRRYVVPDFCWNFIPQASIYVNVFPRYNYARNNVYIRNTTIINNTYVYNRRTYYGGPRIEDIRRATNRNVTVYRYSQSSRPGASRIENRQVSIYRPRPERNAVNNRSAAPRKFEQGNAGFSRAGRNEGYTNRDSRGGNNSNDNRFGSRNDNRSSQSTRGNDATIGRENNRSNADRGEVYNRNSNGRAERGNSNGIEQRNQQQNANRGDYQQRMEQMRQQRGQADRVSQDQQRAQRDVQASQQRNERAQQQRSAQGQEQQRAQRNEQMQQQRAQQAQGQEQQRAQRNEQMEQQRAQQAQQMEQQRAQRNEQMQQQRAQQAQAQEQQRSQQMEQQRAQRNEQMQQQRAQQEQQQRSQREAQAQQQRAQQEQQQRSQREAQAQQQRSQQEQQRSSGGERGSAQGGRPTRGGRG; this is encoded by the coding sequence ATGAAAACACTGAAAAAATCGGCAATTGTGCTAGGGCTTTTTGCGCTCCTTGCCGGAACCACAACCTTAGTCAGGGCACAAGACTATCAAAACGACTACCAGGACGATGGTTATAGCACTGGAAACGTTTCTCTACAAACTTTTTACGACGAATTGTCGCCTTACGGCACATGGATTCAGGATCCGCAGTATGGTTACGTTTGGCGGCCTGATGTTGACCAAAGCGATTTCCGGCCTTATTATACAAACGGACGTTGGGCGATGACTGAATATGGAAATACCTGGGTATCTAACTACGATTGGGGCTGGGCACCTTTTCATTATGGCCGTTGGGTAATTAATAGTTATCGCCAATGGATTTGGTTGCCAGATACTACATGGGGACCTGCCTGGGTTGATTGGAGAAGTGGGGAAGGGTATTATGGTTGGGCGCCTATGGCACCGGGCATTAGCATTAACCTGAGCTTCGGCCGCAGGTATGTGGTGCCAGATTTTTGCTGGAACTTTATTCCGCAGGCGAGCATTTACGTTAATGTTTTTCCGAGATATAATTACGCCCGTAACAATGTTTACATCCGCAATACAACGATTATAAACAATACTTATGTTTACAACCGGAGAACGTATTATGGAGGACCAAGGATAGAAGATATTCGACGTGCGACGAATCGTAATGTAACGGTTTACAGATACTCGCAAAGTAGCAGACCGGGCGCCAGCAGAATCGAGAACAGACAAGTGTCTATTTACAGGCCACGACCTGAACGGAATGCAGTAAACAACAGGAGTGCTGCACCGAGAAAATTTGAGCAGGGTAACGCTGGTTTTAGCAGGGCAGGAAGAAATGAGGGTTACACGAATCGCGATTCGCGGGGTGGAAACAACAGCAACGACAACCGTTTTGGATCGAGAAATGACAATCGTTCTTCTCAATCAACCCGTGGAAATGATGCTACTATTGGCAGAGAGAATAACCGATCGAATGCCGATCGTGGCGAAGTTTATAATCGCAACAGTAACGGACGTGCGGAACGCGGAAACTCGAACGGAATTGAGCAGCGGAACCAGCAGCAAAACGCTAATCGCGGAGACTACCAACAACGGATGGAGCAAATGCGTCAGCAACGTGGTCAGGCGGATCGCGTAAGCCAGGATCAGCAACGGGCACAAAGAGATGTTCAGGCTTCTCAGCAACGTAATGAGCGGGCACAGCAACAACGCAGTGCGCAAGGTCAGGAGCAACAAAGGGCTCAACGTAACGAGCAAATGCAACAACAACGTGCTCAACAGGCGCAGGGGCAGGAGCAACAAAGGGCGCAGCGCAACGAGCAGATGGAACAACAACGTGCCCAACAAGCGCAGCAAATGGAGCAACAGCGGGCGCAGCGTAATGAGCAAATGCAACAGCAACGTGCTCAACAGGCGCAAGCCCAGGAGCAACAGCGTTCGCAACAAATGGAGCAACAAAGAGCACAGCGTAATGAGCAAATGCAACAGCAACGTGCACAGCAAGAACAGCAACAAAGATCGCAGCGAGAGGCCCAGGCTCAGCAGCAACGTGCACAGCAAGAGCAGCAACAAAGATCGCAGCGAGAGGCCCAGGCGCAACAGCAACGTAGTCAACAAGAACAACAACGAAGCAGCGGTGGCGAAAGAGGCAGCGCTCAAGGTGGAAGGCCAACAAGAGGTGGCAGAGGATAA
- a CDS encoding lysophospholipid acyltransferase family protein, with protein MSIRKFAGLLYLMYSSIVFFILMNAVCPFVILTTGIFNERAGRRIAFMFLKFWAYSFSLLTFLWFRAKGSEKINTSRSYIYVGNHTSFLDAVAIVICIPQAFSPLGKIEMLKVPVFGWIYKRLVVMIDRSSRESRDQSVAELRNHLNKGESILIFPEGTMNKTDDLLAPFYDGAFRLAIETQTPIMPFAILNSKAHLPRRNPLLLKPGLIKTVFGEAVEVKGMAAEDLDKLKAKTFNAILTMLKT; from the coding sequence ATGTCCATCCGAAAATTTGCCGGCCTGCTGTATTTGATGTATTCATCCATCGTGTTTTTCATCTTAATGAATGCGGTATGTCCTTTCGTTATTTTAACCACGGGTATATTTAATGAACGTGCGGGAAGACGGATTGCTTTTATGTTCTTGAAGTTTTGGGCCTACAGCTTCAGCTTGCTCACTTTTCTGTGGTTCAGGGCAAAAGGAAGCGAAAAAATAAATACATCGCGATCGTATATTTATGTAGGTAACCACACTTCTTTTCTCGATGCGGTGGCTATTGTAATTTGCATCCCCCAGGCCTTCAGTCCGCTGGGCAAGATTGAAATGTTAAAGGTTCCCGTTTTTGGCTGGATTTACAAGCGCCTCGTGGTCATGATCGATCGCAGCAGCCGCGAAAGCCGCGACCAATCGGTGGCCGAACTTAGAAATCACTTGAACAAAGGTGAGTCGATCTTAATATTTCCTGAAGGTACGATGAATAAAACAGACGACTTGCTGGCTCCTTTTTACGATGGCGCATTTCGCCTGGCTATTGAGACGCAAACACCAATAATGCCCTTCGCCATTTTGAACAGTAAAGCGCATTTGCCACGACGGAATCCACTTTTGTTAAAGCCCGGTTTAATTAAAACAGTATTTGGCGAAGCGGTGGAGGTTAAGGGAATGGCCGCGGAGGATTTGGACAAGTTGAAAGCGAAGACTTTTAATGCCATTTTGACCATGCTTAAAACATAG
- the rnc gene encoding ribonuclease III, translated as MPIFRLYKLYLSPEKEFVKKLRNILGFVPGNVTLYRMAFRHRSVAKVLKNGSRSSNERLEFLGDAVLGSVIAELLFKHYPYKEEGFLTEMRSKIVNRANLNQLAKKIGFDKLIQFDQRSVSIQTKHNSMLGDAFEAIIGAIYMDKGYNFTKEFLLRRIVKPHIDIHTLELTETNFKSKLIEWCQRHGKDVMFELVENGEGESAKLFTISAIVDGEKQGTGRDYNKKNAEKLAAEKACETLAI; from the coding sequence ATGCCGATATTTAGATTATATAAACTTTATCTTTCTCCCGAGAAAGAGTTCGTTAAAAAGCTGCGGAATATTTTAGGCTTTGTTCCAGGTAATGTAACGCTGTACCGAATGGCGTTCAGGCATCGATCTGTTGCAAAAGTGCTGAAAAATGGAAGCAGAAGTAGCAACGAGCGTTTAGAGTTTTTAGGTGATGCCGTACTGGGTTCTGTTATAGCCGAACTATTATTTAAGCACTATCCTTACAAAGAAGAGGGGTTTTTGACCGAAATGCGCTCAAAAATCGTTAATCGGGCAAACCTAAACCAGCTTGCAAAAAAAATTGGCTTCGATAAACTGATTCAGTTTGATCAGCGCTCTGTTAGCATCCAAACGAAACACAACTCCATGCTCGGCGATGCCTTTGAAGCTATCATCGGAGCCATTTATATGGATAAAGGCTATAATTTCACCAAAGAATTTCTGCTTAGGAGGATTGTAAAGCCGCACATTGATATCCATACACTCGAACTTACCGAAACTAACTTTAAAAGTAAACTCATTGAATGGTGTCAGCGCCATGGCAAAGATGTAATGTTCGAATTGGTTGAAAATGGCGAAGGCGAAAGCGCCAAGCTGTTTACCATCAGTGCAATTGTAGACGGCGAAAAACAAGGTACCGGAAGAGATTATAATAAGAAAAATGCCGAAAAACTAGCCGCCGAAAAAGCTTGCGAAACACTGGCGATCTAG
- a CDS encoding response regulator transcription factor yields MITPSISVAVVDDHTLFRSGLASLLGEFDEIDISFEAFNGADLQTKLKKSPAVQLILMDINMPVMDGFAATKWVKTNYPHMHVLALSMLEDEKAIIGMIKAGAGGYMLKESTPLELLHAIKVIVEKGFYVNELVSGKLLVALKDGDSNPTFSARELTFLQHCCSELTYKEIAELMNVSPRTIDNYRESLFAKLNIKSRTGLVVYGIKNKMIVI; encoded by the coding sequence ATGATAACACCAAGCATTTCTGTAGCCGTGGTAGATGACCACACCTTATTCCGCTCTGGCCTGGCGAGTTTACTCGGCGAATTCGATGAAATCGACATTTCATTTGAAGCCTTTAATGGCGCCGATCTTCAAACCAAGCTCAAAAAAAGCCCGGCTGTTCAGCTGATTTTAATGGATATTAACATGCCAGTTATGGATGGCTTCGCTGCCACCAAATGGGTTAAAACCAATTATCCACACATGCATGTATTGGCGTTGAGCATGCTCGAAGATGAAAAAGCCATTATTGGCATGATAAAAGCCGGCGCAGGCGGCTACATGCTCAAAGAATCTACTCCGTTAGAATTGCTCCACGCGATAAAGGTTATTGTAGAAAAAGGATTTTACGTAAATGAGCTCGTTTCTGGAAAGTTACTGGTGGCACTGAAAGATGGCGACAGCAACCCTACGTTTTCGGCACGGGAACTCACATTTTTGCAGCATTGCTGCTCCGAACTAACCTATAAGGAAATAGCCGAACTAATGAATGTGAGCCCCCGTACCATTGATAATTATCGCGAATCGCTATTCGCTAAATTGAATATAAAATCACGAACCGGCCTGGTGGTATATGGGATCAAGAACAAAATGATCGTGATTTAA
- a CDS encoding nuclear transport factor 2 family protein, with protein sequence MKKLILSLFAISVLVSCKDTKKQQMNTTNNEALIKQYFEHFNQHNWPKMAAMYTDTAEFKDPSLGQGTFKQTRDQIVKKYSELGTTFADVRDEVLQVYPSGDKHIIVEFVSTGTAPDGSKFELPICTIFTIENGLITKDFTYYDNFEE encoded by the coding sequence ATGAAAAAATTAATTCTGTCTCTTTTCGCCATCAGTGTTTTAGTTAGCTGTAAAGACACTAAAAAGCAACAAATGAATACTACCAACAATGAAGCTTTGATTAAACAATATTTTGAACATTTTAATCAGCACAACTGGCCCAAAATGGCTGCTATGTATACTGATACGGCTGAATTTAAAGATCCCTCGTTAGGACAGGGAACTTTTAAACAGACGAGAGATCAAATTGTTAAAAAATATAGCGAATTGGGTACTACTTTCGCCGATGTTCGGGATGAAGTACTTCAGGTTTACCCTTCAGGAGACAAACACATCATCGTTGAATTTGTATCTACAGGTACAGCTCCGGACGGTTCTAAATTTGAATTGCCCATTTGCACGATATTTACGATCGAGAATGGATTGATTACAAAGGACTTTACTTATTACGATAATTTTGAGGAGTAA
- a CDS encoding HAD family hydrolase — translation MKHIFFIDLDNTIYFTKPNEKILMSGLYNLLDQEDLGISDHDYQSAKKEMLRTPFLKVAEKYGFDKGVTERTVEFLANREVVEPLQTSEDYHYIKALEGRKFIFTAGFPKQQLSKVKMLGIADDFESVFVIDVAKTSKKEAFAEFIKKENLNKSDILIIGDDAESEIKFGLELGIETFLLDPDHLHPDAETTYRGTDLSSLPEITGQKKRSSF, via the coding sequence ATGAAGCATATATTTTTTATCGACCTCGATAACACCATCTACTTTACCAAGCCAAACGAAAAAATCTTAATGAGCGGCCTTTACAATCTACTTGATCAGGAAGACCTGGGCATTTCAGACCACGATTACCAATCGGCAAAAAAAGAAATGCTTCGGACACCGTTTTTAAAGGTAGCCGAAAAATACGGATTCGATAAGGGCGTTACTGAGCGTACTGTTGAGTTTTTAGCGAACAGAGAAGTGGTAGAGCCATTGCAAACGAGTGAAGATTACCATTACATCAAAGCGTTGGAAGGACGCAAATTTATCTTTACAGCCGGGTTCCCTAAGCAACAGTTATCAAAAGTTAAAATGCTGGGAATTGCTGATGATTTCGAATCGGTTTTTGTAATTGACGTAGCTAAAACGAGCAAAAAAGAAGCTTTTGCAGAATTTATTAAAAAGGAAAACCTGAATAAGAGCGACATTTTAATTATCGGCGACGATGCAGAGTCGGAAATAAAATTCGGATTGGAGCTGGGCATCGAAACTTTTTTATTGGATCCGGATCACCTTCATCCAGATGCCGAAACAACTTATCGCGGAACCGATCTAAGTAGCCTGCCAGAAATAACAGGACAAAAAAAGAGGTCAAGCTTTTAA
- the nadD gene encoding nicotinate (nicotinamide) nucleotide adenylyltransferase, which translates to MKTGLFFGSYNPIHTGHLIIANYMANHTALSEVWLVVSPHNPLKEKSGLTNMYDRLEMAKIATENAEHIRVSDIEFGLPQPSYTVDTLAYLHEKYPERTFVLIMGADNLASLKKWKNYEVLLKNYEIYVYPRPGANVSEWGNHPAITFTQTPLMEISSTFIRKAIKEKKNVQFFLPDKVIDFIDGKGMYR; encoded by the coding sequence TTGAAAACTGGTCTTTTCTTTGGTTCTTATAACCCCATCCACACAGGGCATTTAATTATTGCCAACTACATGGCCAATCATACTGCGCTTAGCGAAGTTTGGCTGGTAGTTTCACCGCATAACCCTTTAAAGGAAAAAAGCGGATTGACAAACATGTACGACCGGTTGGAAATGGCAAAAATAGCAACGGAAAATGCTGAACATATCCGGGTGAGCGACATTGAGTTTGGCTTGCCGCAACCTTCCTACACCGTCGACACGTTAGCCTATCTGCATGAAAAGTATCCGGAACGAACGTTTGTTCTGATTATGGGCGCCGATAACCTGGCATCGCTTAAGAAGTGGAAAAATTACGAGGTATTGCTCAAAAATTATGAGATTTACGTTTATCCACGTCCGGGAGCCAATGTGAGCGAGTGGGGAAACCATCCTGCAATTACTTTTACCCAAACACCGTTAATGGAAATCTCATCCACATTTATCCGAAAGGCAATTAAAGAAAAGAAAAACGTTCAGTTCTTCTTGCCCGATAAGGTGATCGATTTTATTGATGGCAAGGGAATGTACCGGTAG
- a CDS encoding YicC/YloC family endoribonuclease — protein sequence MTGYGLATADYANAKYSVEIKSLNSKFLELNLKYPKAFSDKELVLRNICSKDIERGKVSLSINVERTNGDVTGASINTALLTHYYNQLIAVNEQLGAESSNLLQTALTFPEVISYKEESVSEDEWNHLYQIFTEALANFNKFREDEGSVLKADLELRIKNILSYFESVEALEPKRIAHIRDKFSQFLEEAVGKVNVDQNRFEQELIYYIDKIDITEEKTRLKSHCNYFLQTLASKEANGKKMGFISQEIGREINTMGAKANDAQMQQYVVGMKEELEKIKEQLLNVL from the coding sequence ATGACAGGATACGGCTTAGCAACAGCCGATTATGCAAATGCAAAGTATAGTGTCGAAATAAAATCGCTCAACAGTAAATTTCTTGAGCTCAATTTAAAATATCCCAAGGCTTTTTCTGATAAGGAACTTGTGCTGCGCAACATCTGCAGCAAAGATATTGAACGTGGAAAAGTAAGCCTCAGCATTAATGTAGAGCGCACCAATGGCGATGTTACAGGAGCGAGCATTAATACCGCCTTGCTCACACATTATTACAATCAATTAATTGCGGTAAACGAGCAATTGGGAGCCGAAAGTAGTAATCTTTTGCAAACAGCACTGACTTTTCCTGAGGTAATTAGCTACAAGGAAGAAAGTGTGAGTGAGGATGAATGGAACCATTTATACCAGATTTTTACTGAAGCGCTGGCCAATTTTAACAAGTTTAGGGAAGATGAAGGATCTGTGTTAAAGGCCGACCTTGAACTCAGAATCAAGAATATCCTGTCTTATTTCGAATCAGTTGAAGCGCTGGAGCCGAAAAGGATTGCGCACATTCGGGATAAGTTTTCGCAGTTTTTAGAAGAGGCGGTTGGCAAGGTAAATGTGGATCAGAACCGCTTTGAGCAGGAACTGATCTATTACATAGACAAAATTGATATTACGGAAGAAAAAACACGCCTGAAAAGTCATTGCAATTATTTTTTGCAAACGTTGGCAAGCAAAGAGGCCAATGGAAAGAAGATGGGCTTTATTTCTCAGGAAATTGGCCGTGAGATTAACACCATGGGGGCAAAGGCCAACGACGCACAAATGCAACAGTACGTTGTGGGAATGAAGGAAGAGTTAGAAAAAATTAAAGAACAGTTACTGAATGTGTTATAG
- a CDS encoding peptidase associated/transthyretin-like domain-containing protein, producing MKLGPFLFLMLLISGLFTNEAFAQSFIIRGVVIEKGSNVRIAMAKISNMRSKTGAVSNEIGMFQLSVEMGDTLLVTKKDLLDKKVAVKTNTDLVVYLTRGTTMLDEVVVKGNSKQQEMAEINRDYKRNGSFYAGKPPLISLIPFGGHPLTFFYELFGKTPAQARRFKRYYKKELTLMEVDRFFNKSLVIENTDLKGKDLDKFLLDYYPPTSLANNWNHYDAIKYIKESARRYTDTLNHKKTTMQ from the coding sequence ATGAAACTCGGGCCTTTCCTTTTCTTGATGCTTCTGATAAGCGGTTTGTTTACGAACGAGGCTTTTGCCCAGTCGTTCATCATTAGAGGTGTGGTAATTGAAAAGGGATCGAACGTGCGAATTGCCATGGCAAAAATCTCGAATATGCGATCGAAAACGGGCGCTGTTAGTAACGAGATTGGCATGTTTCAGCTCAGCGTAGAAATGGGCGATACTTTACTGGTAACCAAAAAAGACCTGCTCGACAAAAAAGTGGCAGTCAAAACCAATACAGATTTGGTGGTATATTTAACCAGGGGCACTACCATGTTAGATGAGGTTGTTGTTAAAGGCAACTCGAAACAACAGGAAATGGCAGAAATTAACCGCGACTACAAACGGAACGGCTCTTTTTATGCCGGCAAGCCGCCCCTTATCTCGCTAATTCCCTTTGGCGGTCATCCATTGACATTTTTTTACGAGCTTTTTGGCAAAACGCCCGCCCAGGCCCGCCGATTTAAACGCTATTATAAAAAAGAGCTAACTTTGATGGAAGTAGACCGTTTCTTTAACAAAAGTTTGGTGATTGAAAATACCGACCTGAAAGGAAAAGATTTGGATAAGTTTTTGCTTGACTATTATCCGCCAACCAGTTTGGCTAACAATTGGAACCACTACGACGCGATTAAATACATCAAGGAATCTGCCCGCAGGTATACAGATACCCTGAACCACAAAAAAACAACAATGCAATGA
- a CDS encoding MBL fold metallo-hydrolase RNA specificity domain-containing protein has product MKIAFHGAARTVTGSKHLITLKNNTQILLDCGLFQGMGRVTDKLNDYFGFDPKQVTYLVLSHAHIDHCGLLPKLVADGFSGKIFCTAATMDLARILMMDSAKIQMQDAEFSNRRLREGEEMEEALYTEEDVTKTLSQMKIVEYEEDFEIDENIRLKFTDAGHILGSAAVHLSIKEDGEIKRITFSGDVGRYGDLLLKSPQKFDQADYILMESTYGDSLHKDLDPIEDMLLEIINETCNVKRGKVIIPAFSVGRTQELLYALNGLELKGKLPDLQYYVDSPLSSKATEILKNHPEVYNNGVKRVMKVDFDVFAFKGLRFVESVEESQSLNEDRRPCVIISASGMAEAGRVKHHIRNNIGNTKNTILMVGYCEPNSLGGRLLAGEKVVEIFRDEYDVKADIRSIKSMSAHGDYEDLLHFLACQDPEKVRQLFLVHGEYDVQQNFATRLKDNGYKHVAIPSFHQEFELE; this is encoded by the coding sequence ATGAAGATTGCCTTTCATGGTGCTGCCCGTACTGTTACAGGGAGCAAGCACCTTATTACGCTAAAGAATAACACCCAAATATTATTAGATTGTGGCCTTTTCCAGGGAATGGGCCGCGTTACCGACAAGTTGAACGACTATTTCGGCTTCGATCCGAAGCAGGTAACCTATCTTGTTTTATCGCATGCGCACATAGACCATTGCGGGTTGCTGCCGAAGTTGGTGGCCGATGGTTTCAGCGGGAAAATCTTTTGCACCGCGGCCACAATGGACCTTGCACGAATATTAATGATGGATTCTGCAAAAATTCAAATGCAAGATGCTGAATTTTCCAATCGTCGACTGCGTGAGGGTGAAGAGATGGAGGAGGCGCTTTACACCGAGGAGGACGTGACTAAAACGCTCAGCCAAATGAAGATTGTGGAGTATGAGGAAGATTTTGAAATTGATGAAAATATCAGGTTAAAGTTTACCGATGCAGGTCACATTTTGGGAAGCGCTGCCGTCCATTTATCAATAAAAGAAGATGGTGAAATCAAGAGAATAACCTTTTCGGGCGATGTTGGCCGCTACGGTGACTTGTTATTAAAGAGTCCGCAAAAATTCGATCAGGCAGATTACATATTAATGGAATCTACTTATGGCGATTCGTTACACAAAGATCTCGATCCTATTGAAGACATGTTGCTGGAAATTATTAACGAAACCTGCAACGTTAAAAGAGGAAAGGTTATTATACCGGCATTTTCGGTCGGCAGAACGCAAGAGTTGCTGTACGCTTTAAATGGCCTCGAATTGAAGGGCAAATTACCCGATCTGCAATATTATGTAGATAGTCCACTATCGTCTAAAGCAACGGAAATTCTAAAAAACCATCCGGAGGTATATAATAATGGCGTTAAGCGGGTGATGAAAGTAGATTTTGACGTGTTTGCATTTAAGGGCCTGCGTTTTGTAGAAAGTGTAGAGGAATCGCAAAGCTTAAACGAGGATCGGAGACCGTGTGTGATTATCTCTGCATCGGGAATGGCTGAGGCAGGACGGGTGAAACACCACATCAGGAACAACATCGGCAATACCAAAAATACCATTTTAATGGTGGGCTACTGCGAGCCTAACTCGCTGGGTGGGCGATTGCTTGCTGGCGAAAAGGTTGTTGAGATATTTAGAGATGAATATGATGTGAAGGCAGATATTCGCTCAATTAAATCGATGAGCGCTCACGGCGATTATGAAGATTTGTTGCATTTTTTAGCTTGCCAAGACCCTGAAAAAGTAAGGCAATTATTTTTGGTACATGGCGAATACGATGTTCAGCAAAACTTTGCCACACGTTTAAAGGACAATGGATATAAACACGTAGCTATTCCTAGTTTTCATCAGGAATTTGAGCTTGAATAG
- the vapB gene encoding type II toxin-antitoxin system VapB family antitoxin: MTDIQLYSQISSLPSDLKKQVSDFVSSLKKKSKRNEKLKERQFGYANGFFKMSADFDEPLEDFKDYM; this comes from the coding sequence ATGACTGATATTCAACTGTATAGCCAGATTTCTTCATTGCCTTCAGATCTGAAGAAGCAGGTTTCTGACTTTGTTTCGTCGCTAAAGAAAAAATCAAAACGAAATGAAAAGCTGAAAGAGAGACAATTCGGTTATGCAAATGGTTTTTTTAAAATGTCTGCCGATTTTGATGAGCCATTGGAAGATTTTAAAGATTATATGTAA
- a CDS encoding SAM-dependent methyltransferase: MQNGTLYLIPVPLAEEAAHKTFTPYLVDTINQIDTYIVENSKTARRFLKEAGLQTPQKDLIVHDYGKHNRNDLGQFFNELKAGKDVGLMSEAGCPGIADPGADIVAEAHKRGIKVVPLVGPSSILLALMASGFNGQSFAFWGYLPIDKEQRAKRIKDLDLSASRYKQTQIFIETPFRNNQLFEEVLKSCKPNTQICVACNLTAEDEFIKTQSVYNWRKEEIDLHKKPTIFLMY, encoded by the coding sequence ATGCAAAATGGCACCTTATATCTAATCCCTGTACCTCTGGCAGAAGAGGCAGCTCATAAAACCTTTACCCCCTATTTGGTAGATACCATTAACCAGATAGATACTTACATTGTTGAAAATAGTAAAACCGCACGTCGGTTTCTAAAAGAAGCTGGTTTACAAACCCCTCAAAAAGATTTGATCGTTCACGATTACGGAAAACATAACCGAAATGATCTCGGTCAGTTTTTTAATGAGTTAAAGGCGGGCAAGGATGTGGGCTTAATGAGTGAGGCGGGCTGCCCGGGCATTGCCGATCCAGGTGCAGATATTGTAGCCGAGGCGCACAAACGAGGAATTAAAGTAGTTCCGTTGGTAGGACCGAGCTCAATTTTGCTCGCTTTAATGGCTTCAGGGTTTAATGGCCAAAGCTTCGCTTTTTGGGGTTATTTACCGATAGATAAAGAACAAAGAGCCAAACGGATCAAGGATTTGGATTTATCTGCAAGCAGATATAAACAAACACAGATTTTTATTGAAACGCCTTTTAGAAATAACCAGCTGTTTGAAGAAGTATTGAAAAGCTGCAAGCCCAACACGCAAATTTGTGTGGCCTGCAATCTCACCGCCGAAGATGAATTTATCAAAACGCAAAGTGTGTACAACTGGCGGAAAGAAGAAATTGATCTTCATAAAAAGCCGACTATATTTTTGATGTATTAA
- a CDS encoding YtxH domain-containing protein, whose protein sequence is MTKETKIIAGVLAGAALGATIALALSSDSTSDLKEKVSDFFADLLDASKDKLAGFSDKASGVADKVKDKISEVKS, encoded by the coding sequence ATGACAAAAGAAACAAAAATTATAGCAGGCGTATTGGCCGGAGCTGCATTGGGCGCAACTATTGCATTAGCATTATCTTCAGATTCGACTAGTGATTTAAAAGAAAAAGTATCCGATTTTTTTGCTGATTTATTAGATGCATCGAAAGACAAACTTGCGGGCTTTTCAGATAAGGCATCAGGCGTTGCCGACAAAGTTAAAGATAAAATATCAGAGGTAAAATCATAA